The following proteins are encoded in a genomic region of Methanobrevibacter gottschalkii DSM 11977:
- a CDS encoding U32 family peptidase — MVELLAPAGNFISLRAVLENGADAVYFGLDDYNMRANAKNFSLNDLKEVSKIANEYGAKTYLCTNTILNERLACSLDNKLGDIASSEIDGLILSDIGLIENTVSNGLEAHISVQQNVTNSYMLKTLKKLGAKRAILSRELSLREIMDLAKKSPIETEIFVHGAICMAISGRCFLSYGLYGRSANCGDCLQPCRKNWTLTYEEGDDNVINFSDAEEESFIITSSDDGSYRTNFFSPKDLCMIEYIPELMKSGVASFKLEGRARSPDYGAMVTGVYRQAIDSYIADPLNYKVKEEWMEELENVFNRGFDTNFYFNTPFEISEDNQSKYIKKDIGQVVNYYNKVKAAELRIWDDLKTGDKIIIQGKTTGSITHTIDSMQIDGKSVSSVKKGSNVAIAIPTKVRENDFVYKLVERNVDD, encoded by the coding sequence ATGGTTGAATTATTAGCTCCAGCGGGAAATTTTATTTCACTTCGTGCTGTTTTAGAAAATGGTGCTGATGCAGTTTACTTTGGCCTTGATGATTATAATATGAGAGCCAATGCTAAAAATTTCTCATTAAATGATTTAAAAGAAGTGTCAAAAATAGCTAATGAGTATGGAGCTAAAACTTATTTATGTACAAATACTATTTTAAATGAAAGATTGGCTTGTTCGTTAGATAATAAATTAGGGGATATTGCATCTAGTGAAATTGACGGGCTTATTCTATCAGACATTGGGTTAATTGAAAATACTGTATCCAATGGTCTTGAAGCTCACATTAGCGTACAGCAGAATGTTACTAATTCATATATGTTAAAAACACTTAAAAAGTTAGGTGCTAAAAGAGCAATTCTTTCTCGGGAACTTTCTTTAAGGGAAATCATGGATTTGGCTAAAAAATCACCAATTGAAACGGAAATTTTTGTTCATGGTGCTATCTGCATGGCAATTTCCGGACGATGTTTTTTAAGTTACGGTCTTTATGGTAGGAGTGCCAATTGCGGGGATTGCCTGCAGCCTTGCCGTAAAAACTGGACACTGACTTATGAAGAGGGGGATGATAATGTTATAAACTTCTCGGATGCGGAAGAGGAATCATTTATTATTACCTCAAGTGATGATGGAAGTTACAGAACTAACTTTTTTTCACCTAAAGATTTATGTATGATTGAATACATTCCGGAACTTATGAAAAGCGGTGTTGCTTCATTTAAACTTGAAGGAAGGGCACGTAGTCCAGATTATGGTGCAATGGTTACTGGAGTTTACAGGCAAGCTATTGATAGTTATATTGCTGATCCATTAAACTATAAGGTTAAGGAGGAATGGATGGAAGAGCTTGAAAATGTGTTTAATCGTGGATTTGACACTAATTTTTACTTTAATACTCCATTTGAAATCAGTGAAGATAATCAGTCAAAATATATTAAGAAAGACATTGGTCAAGTTGTAAACTATTATAATAAAGTTAAAGCAGCAGAGCTTAGAATTTGGGATGATTTGAAAACAGGTGATAAAATTATCATCCAGGGCAAAACTACTGGTTCGATTACTCATACAATCGATTCTATGCAGATTGATGGCAAGTCTGTTTCGAGTGTTAAAAAAGGTTCTAATGTAGCAATTGCTATTCCGACAAAAGTCAGGGAAAATGACTTTGTTTATAAATTAGTTGAGAGGAATGTTGATGATTAA
- the cfbC gene encoding Ni-sirohydrochlorin a,c-diamide reductive cyclase ATP-dependent reductase subunit — MIKKIAIYGKGGIGKSTTVANLSAVWGSDNLKCIVIGCDPKADTTRTLHGSRIPTVVQTLKDNRKPEREDLVFRGFKDILCVESGGPEPGVGCAGRGVIVAMKRLENLGVFDEELDVVVYDVLGDVVCGGFSVPLREKYADEVLIVTSGEYMALYAANNIVKGVKKLKGNLSGIVCNCRNVENEEQIVNDFAQRIGTHVIGTIHRSNLIQDAELDAKTVVEKYPESSEAQEYRDLASSIMSNEKISTPEPMDDEEFESFFKSYL; from the coding sequence ATGATTAAAAAAATAGCTATTTATGGAAAAGGTGGAATTGGAAAAAGTACTACTGTAGCCAATTTATCTGCCGTATGGGGTAGTGATAATCTGAAGTGTATTGTTATTGGTTGTGACCCGAAAGCAGACACAACACGTACATTACATGGCTCAAGAATTCCAACTGTTGTTCAAACTCTGAAAGATAATAGAAAACCTGAAAGGGAGGATCTTGTTTTCAGAGGTTTTAAGGATATTTTATGTGTTGAAAGCGGAGGTCCGGAACCTGGTGTGGGATGTGCCGGTCGTGGTGTTATTGTTGCTATGAAACGCCTTGAAAACTTAGGTGTTTTTGATGAAGAATTGGATGTTGTCGTATATGACGTATTGGGTGATGTTGTCTGCGGTGGTTTTTCAGTGCCTCTTCGTGAAAAATATGCTGATGAGGTTTTAATCGTGACTTCTGGTGAGTATATGGCATTATATGCTGCAAACAATATTGTGAAAGGGGTTAAAAAACTTAAAGGTAATTTAAGTGGTATAGTCTGCAACTGCAGAAATGTTGAAAATGAAGAGCAGATTGTCAATGACTTTGCTCAAAGGATAGGCACACATGTTATTGGCACTATTCATAGAAGTAATTTAATTCAGGATGCTGAATTAGATGCAAAAACAGTTGTGGAAAAATATCCTGAAAGTTCTGAAGCACAAGAATACAGAGACCTTGCTTCAAGTATAATGTCTAATGAGAAAATATCAACTCCGGAACCGATGGATGATGAAGAATTCGAATCATTCTTCAAATCATACTTATAG
- a CDS encoding universal stress protein, with amino-acid sequence MFDIIAVPVDGSDYGYKAADVAIEIAQKFNSKIAAVHVLEEFSFSSYDSEEDEGNSILSKITKKANDVGVEVTEHLLTADPLRDMKFIVDQTRADLVVIHAHGSNNNRFVSFEENNVSDTQIGSVSERLLRTSEVPVLLIR; translated from the coding sequence ATGTTCGATATTATTGCAGTCCCGGTAGATGGTTCTGATTATGGATATAAAGCAGCTGATGTCGCTATTGAAATAGCTCAAAAATTCAACTCTAAAATTGCCGCTGTGCATGTTCTTGAGGAATTTTCTTTTAGCAGCTATGATTCTGAAGAAGATGAAGGTAATTCAATTTTATCAAAAATTACTAAAAAAGCTAATGATGTCGGAGTTGAAGTTACGGAACATTTACTTACAGCTGATCCTTTAAGAGACATGAAATTCATAGTTGATCAAACACGCGCCGATTTAGTTGTTATTCATGCCCATGGTTCAAACAATAATAGATTCGTATCTTTTGAAGAAAATAATGTTTCCGATACTCAAATAGGTTCAGTTTCAGAAAGACTCCTAAGAACTTCTGAAGTTCCGGTATTATTAATCAGATAA
- the uvrC gene encoding excinuclease ABC subunit UvrC — MSTKVKSPDNLPNKPGVYIMRDNTDTIIYIGKAKNLIKRVKSYFREKLDRPKTQVLMSHFDSLEYIVTNSEKEALILEANLIKKHRPRYNVQLKDDKRYPYVKITDEEFPRLVITRNVTKNGVYFGPFTDVGSVKQTVKFLKSLFKIRTCRNMNGPCLNSQIDLCYAPCDGRISKKEYSEIINKIDLFFQGKYSTIVKNLKKEMADAAGKEEFEKAAVIRDQISSIEEIMEKQFVDLVDDDLDQDVIAMAMGKNEVVVIIMPIRNGKIVGRDDFLMSGSKYDSPSEVMFSFIQQYYGYNRHIPKQILLDEDINDKKLLEDWLSDLRGNKVRIKIPQKGVKLRLVKMAKKNAEIIKHQKKKMENSLIELKKYLKLERIPHVIEGYDISNISGKFAVGSKVSFKDAKPNKKMYKHFKMETPGPNDFAMMEELLTRRLKLIDSDPEPDLIVIDGGKGQLGMACGVLEKLNLTHIPIIGLAKEFEEIYIPNSKRPIIIPKNNRALHLLQQVRDESHRFAITYHRKLRSNDIQASSLDDIVGIGKKRKINLLREFGSVDNIKEASIEELAKIDGMNLKTAKNVYNYYH, encoded by the coding sequence ATGTCAACCAAAGTTAAATCTCCTGATAATTTGCCAAATAAACCTGGTGTCTATATTATGAGAGACAATACAGACACTATAATTTATATAGGCAAAGCAAAAAATCTTATAAAAAGAGTCAAATCTTATTTTAGAGAAAAACTTGATAGGCCAAAAACTCAAGTTTTAATGAGTCATTTTGATAGTTTAGAGTATATTGTAACTAATTCTGAAAAAGAAGCTTTGATATTGGAAGCTAATTTAATTAAAAAGCATCGCCCAAGATATAATGTCCAACTAAAAGACGATAAAAGATATCCTTATGTTAAAATTACTGATGAGGAATTCCCACGTTTGGTCATTACAAGAAATGTAACAAAAAATGGGGTGTATTTTGGTCCGTTTACTGATGTGGGTTCAGTTAAACAGACTGTTAAATTTTTAAAATCATTATTCAAAATAAGAACCTGCCGTAATATGAATGGGCCTTGCTTAAACTCACAGATTGATTTATGTTATGCCCCCTGTGATGGAAGAATTTCTAAAAAAGAATATTCTGAAATTATAAATAAAATTGATTTGTTTTTCCAAGGAAAATACTCAACTATTGTTAAAAATCTTAAAAAAGAGATGGCGGATGCCGCTGGTAAGGAAGAGTTTGAAAAGGCAGCTGTGATAAGGGATCAAATTTCATCTATTGAGGAGATAATGGAAAAGCAATTTGTTGATTTGGTTGATGATGATTTGGATCAGGATGTAATAGCTATGGCTATGGGTAAAAATGAGGTTGTAGTTATTATAATGCCGATTAGAAATGGAAAAATTGTTGGCCGTGATGACTTTTTAATGAGTGGCTCTAAGTATGATTCACCTTCAGAAGTTATGTTTTCATTTATACAGCAGTATTATGGTTATAACAGACATATTCCAAAGCAAATTCTTTTAGATGAGGATATTAATGATAAAAAATTGCTTGAAGATTGGTTAAGTGATTTGAGGGGTAATAAAGTTAGAATTAAAATTCCTCAAAAGGGTGTTAAATTAAGGCTTGTAAAAATGGCTAAGAAAAATGCTGAGATTATTAAACATCAAAAGAAAAAAATGGAAAATTCATTAATAGAACTTAAAAAATACCTTAAGCTTGAAAGAATACCTCATGTAATTGAAGGATATGATATTAGTAATATTTCAGGTAAGTTTGCAGTTGGTTCAAAAGTATCATTTAAAGATGCAAAACCTAATAAAAAAATGTATAAACATTTTAAGATGGAAACTCCTGGTCCGAACGATTTTGCAATGATGGAAGAATTATTGACCCGTAGATTAAAACTGATTGATTCAGACCCTGAACCTGACTTAATTGTGATTGATGGGGGTAAAGGACAGCTTGGTATGGCTTGTGGTGTATTGGAGAAATTAAATCTTACTCATATACCTATCATTGGGCTTGCAAAGGAATTTGAAGAGATATATATTCCAAATTCAAAACGTCCTATTATTATTCCTAAAAATAACAGGGCACTACATTTGCTTCAGCAAGTTCGTGATGAATCTCACCGTTTTGCGATAACATATCATAGAAAACTCCGCAGCAATGATATTCAAGCCTCTTCTCTTGATGATATCGTTGGAATTGGCAAAAAGAGAAAAATTAATCTTTTAAGAGAATTCGGTAGTGTTGATAACATTAAAGAGGCGTCAATTGAGGAATTAGCTAAAATAGACGGCATGAATTTAAAAACGGCTAAAAATGTTTATAATTATTATCACTAA
- the purF gene encoding amidophosphoribosyltransferase codes for MQGEIEDKCGIVGIHCPDESKNVASFVYYCLYALQHRGQESAGIATFNPEKGLNYYCGMGLITDVFKDYEIQNLKGNMAIGHVRYSTTGQSRLENSQPFVTDFDDGFIAMAHNGDIVNSAELRNELVKEGYEFKSDTDSEVICYMLKREHYDNNKNIIDSIESVSKKLVGSYALTILVNGDLYGVRDPMGIKPLAVAKRGDEFILASETVAFDVINAEYIRDIEPGEVVFFENDEINSHMLEIAGDCKISHCMFEYVYFARPDSTIDGINVYETRMNIGRQLHELYPIDADVVIPVPDSSIPAAIGYSRASGIPYGEGLIKNRYVGRTFIMPTQEERELAVRLKLNPIKDAIKGKRIILIDDSIVRGTTSKKLLDLVKEAEPAEIHFLVGCPPVISPCFYGVAMATKKELIAANYSIEEIQDQLEIDTLGYITIESLIEAIGMSKDDLCLGCINEEYPTEIPEGLEAETYYKP; via the coding sequence ATGCAAGGAGAGATAGAAGATAAGTGTGGTATTGTTGGAATTCATTGTCCTGATGAATCTAAAAATGTTGCATCTTTTGTTTATTATTGTTTGTATGCTTTACAGCACAGAGGTCAGGAATCAGCAGGAATTGCTACTTTTAATCCGGAAAAAGGGTTGAATTATTATTGCGGTATGGGGTTAATAACTGATGTTTTTAAAGATTATGAAATCCAGAATCTCAAGGGAAACATGGCTATTGGGCATGTAAGATACTCCACAACCGGTCAATCCAGACTTGAAAATTCACAGCCTTTTGTAACTGATTTTGATGATGGATTTATTGCTATGGCTCATAATGGAGATATAGTAAACTCCGCAGAGTTGAGAAATGAATTGGTCAAAGAAGGTTATGAGTTTAAATCTGATACTGATTCCGAAGTTATTTGTTATATGCTTAAAAGGGAACATTATGACAATAATAAAAATATAATTGATTCAATAGAATCTGTTTCTAAAAAACTTGTGGGATCTTATGCATTAACTATTTTAGTAAATGGTGACTTATATGGTGTACGTGATCCTATGGGAATCAAACCACTTGCAGTTGCAAAAAGAGGAGATGAATTTATCCTCGCATCTGAAACTGTTGCATTTGATGTAATCAATGCAGAATATATTAGGGATATTGAACCTGGTGAAGTGGTATTTTTTGAAAATGATGAAATCAACTCTCATATGTTGGAAATTGCAGGGGATTGTAAAATTTCTCATTGCATGTTCGAATATGTATACTTTGCAAGGCCGGACAGTACAATTGATGGTATTAATGTTTATGAGACTAGAATGAATATCGGTCGCCAATTGCATGAGCTGTATCCTATTGATGCTGATGTTGTAATTCCGGTGCCTGATTCATCTATTCCTGCGGCTATCGGATATTCAAGAGCTTCCGGAATACCATATGGTGAAGGTTTAATCAAAAACAGGTATGTCGGAAGGACATTTATCATGCCCACTCAGGAGGAGCGTGAGCTGGCGGTTAGACTTAAATTAAATCCTATCAAAGATGCTATTAAAGGCAAAAGAATTATTCTAATTGATGACAGTATTGTAAGGGGAACTACTTCCAAAAAATTATTGGATCTTGTAAAAGAAGCAGAACCGGCTGAAATTCACTTTTTAGTAGGTTGTCCGCCTGTTATTTCTCCCTGTTTTTATGGTGTAGCTATGGCAACCAAAAAGGAATTAATTGCAGCTAATTATTCTATAGAAGAAATCCAAGACCAACTTGAAATTGATACATTGGGTTATATCACCATTGAATCTTTAATTGAAGCTATTGGAATGTCTAAAGATGATTTATGTTTAGGTTGCATTAATGAAGAGTATCCTACTGAAATACCCGAAGGTCTTGAAGCCGAAACTTACTATAAGCCTTAG
- the galE gene encoding UDP-glucose 4-epimerase GalE has product MILITGGAGYIGSHTNKALHNAGYDTVVVDNLCKGYENFVKWGNFENYDFGSKTLREVFEKYDIDGVIHFAAFSSVAESVEMPQKYFKNNYKNTLNLLQIMREFGVNKFILSSTAAVYGNPDKVPITEDQDLKPINPYGHSKFITEKALEREAEKNDFNFVSLRYFNAAGADFDCEVGEFHDPETHLIPLVLDAAIGKRESISIFGDDYNTADGTCVRDYIHVNDLADAHIRAYEYLCDKNESNIFNLGNGQGYSVREVIDMCKKVTGRDFEVKIDERREGDPDILIADSAKIKEKLGWTPKYNLEQIVESAWKWHKKINVI; this is encoded by the coding sequence ATGATTCTTATTACTGGTGGAGCAGGATATATTGGTTCCCATACAAATAAAGCATTACACAATGCAGGTTACGATACTGTTGTTGTTGATAATTTATGCAAAGGCTATGAAAACTTTGTTAAATGGGGAAATTTTGAAAATTATGACTTTGGAAGTAAAACTCTCAGGGAGGTTTTCGAAAAATACGATATAGATGGTGTTATTCACTTCGCTGCATTTTCATCAGTAGCGGAATCAGTTGAGATGCCTCAAAAATATTTTAAAAACAATTATAAAAATACTTTAAATCTTTTACAAATAATGAGGGAATTTGGAGTGAATAAGTTTATTTTATCATCCACTGCTGCAGTATATGGAAATCCTGATAAAGTTCCAATCACTGAAGATCAGGATTTAAAACCAATTAATCCTTATGGACACTCCAAATTTATCACAGAGAAAGCTCTTGAAAGAGAAGCTGAAAAAAATGATTTTAATTTTGTATCTTTAAGATACTTTAATGCAGCAGGAGCAGATTTTGATTGTGAAGTTGGAGAATTTCATGATCCTGAAACTCACTTAATTCCATTAGTACTGGATGCGGCTATCGGAAAACGTGAAAGTATTTCTATTTTTGGTGATGATTATAATACGGCTGATGGAACCTGTGTTCGTGATTATATCCATGTAAATGATTTAGCCGATGCACATATTAGGGCATATGAATATTTATGTGATAAAAATGAATCCAATATTTTCAATCTTGGAAATGGTCAAGGATATTCTGTTCGTGAAGTAATTGACATGTGTAAGAAGGTCACTGGCCGTGATTTTGAAGTTAAAATTGATGAACGCCGTGAAGGTGATCCTGATATATTAATAGCTGATTCAGCAAAAATTAAGGAAAAATTAGGCTGGACTCCAAAATACAATTTAGAGCAAATTGTAGAGTCTGCTTGGAAATGGCATAAAAAAATTAATGTAATTTAG
- a CDS encoding NAD(P)/FAD-dependent oxidoreductase: protein MIETDVIVVGSGPAGSSAAKHAALGGAKVILMDKKSEIGSPKRCAEGVSIQGLEKLGIEPSPRWVTQEIQGVRIQTPDGTDTWLTKDEVKLPEAGYILERKVFDKHMAMDAARAGAEIRIKTLVTGIEKIENGYLVFTESMGKEEVFKCKVLIAADGPEGHIARWAGLRPAAKAKEMESGVQYEMCNVEFEKPGVIEFYLGSCAPGGYVWIFPKGDDIANVGLAILPHKAEKTAIEYLDDFVAKSPYLKNAQAVEINVGGDPVGGMTKKLYDDNILVCGDAAGQVNPLTGGGIISGMTGGMCAGQVAAQAIKEDCSKKFLKQYDEMAHAELDHEIKRYKKVQEYLLTLSDEELNEIAHAFEGETFEKISTTEIVKKLIKLSPKALLKLGKFI, encoded by the coding sequence ATGATTGAAACTGACGTAATTGTAGTAGGTTCTGGACCTGCAGGATCAAGTGCGGCAAAACATGCTGCATTAGGGGGAGCAAAAGTTATTTTAATGGATAAAAAATCTGAAATTGGTTCACCAAAAAGATGTGCTGAAGGTGTTTCAATTCAGGGACTTGAAAAATTAGGTATTGAACCTTCTCCTCGTTGGGTTACTCAGGAAATCCAAGGTGTAAGAATCCAAACTCCTGATGGAACTGACACATGGTTAACAAAAGATGAAGTGAAATTACCGGAAGCCGGTTATATTCTGGAGAGGAAAGTATTTGATAAGCACATGGCTATGGATGCTGCAAGAGCAGGTGCTGAAATCAGAATCAAAACTTTGGTAACCGGAATTGAAAAAATTGAAAATGGTTATTTGGTATTTACTGAGTCCATGGGCAAAGAAGAAGTTTTCAAATGTAAAGTATTGATTGCAGCTGATGGTCCTGAAGGGCACATTGCAAGATGGGCAGGTTTAAGACCGGCTGCAAAAGCTAAAGAAATGGAATCCGGTGTACAATATGAAATGTGTAATGTTGAATTTGAAAAACCAGGAGTAATTGAATTCTACTTAGGTTCATGTGCACCCGGCGGTTATGTATGGATTTTCCCTAAAGGGGATGACATTGCAAATGTGGGCTTAGCAATTTTACCTCATAAAGCTGAAAAAACCGCTATTGAGTATTTAGATGACTTTGTTGCAAAGTCCCCTTACTTAAAAAATGCTCAAGCCGTTGAAATAAATGTTGGTGGAGATCCTGTTGGTGGAATGACTAAAAAACTCTATGATGATAATATTCTCGTCTGTGGAGATGCAGCCGGACAAGTAAATCCATTAACCGGTGGAGGAATCATTAGTGGTATGACCGGTGGAATGTGTGCTGGTCAAGTTGCTGCTCAGGCTATTAAAGAGGATTGTTCTAAAAAATTCTTAAAACAATATGATGAAATGGCGCATGCTGAATTGGACCATGAAATCAAAAGATATAAAAAAGTGCAAGAGTACTTGCTCACTTTATCTGATGAAGAGTTAAATGAAATTGCCCATGCATTTGAAGGAGAAACTTTTGAAAAAATTTCTACAACTGAAATAGTTAAAAAACTAATCAAATTATCTCCAAAAGCATTACTTAAATTAGGTAAATTTATTTAG
- a CDS encoding 4Fe-4S binding protein, translating into MIVKDWCSFCGECAGVCPRNLIQVREYSLVFNDDDCKDCNTCIKACPIDALEKED; encoded by the coding sequence ATGATAGTTAAAGATTGGTGCTCATTTTGCGGTGAGTGCGCTGGGGTTTGCCCAAGAAATTTAATTCAAGTAAGAGAATATTCATTAGTATTTAATGATGATGATTGTAAAGATTGTAATACATGCATTAAAGCATGTCCAATAGATGCATTAGAAAAAGAGGACTGA
- a CDS encoding zinc ribbon domain-containing protein has protein sequence MVKCPRCGYENSSTAVYCDNCAYLLTDSEGNRIDNSPRVSSWNISFAKKIVIVLGIIVIAMLLFSFIYNNTQPSHEDSLNLITDNGTVHKTASYPYKAVIEYEGSWGAKMGDPNYLVSEDGYGTKSFVLDCAAWDRVSISAQKYDYGEGELHVKLLRNGEVVAENSTTNVTGAVVVNYN, from the coding sequence ATGGTGAAATGTCCACGTTGTGGTTATGAGAATTCATCCACAGCAGTATATTGTGATAATTGTGCATATCTTCTGACTGATTCTGAAGGAAACAGAATTGATAATTCTCCTAGAGTTAGTAGTTGGAATATAAGTTTTGCAAAAAAAATTGTTATCGTATTGGGAATAATTGTTATTGCAATGTTACTATTCTCATTTATTTATAATAATACTCAACCTTCTCATGAAGATTCTTTAAATTTAATAACGGATAATGGTACTGTTCATAAAACTGCTTCTTACCCATATAAAGCTGTAATTGAATATGAAGGTAGTTGGGGTGCTAAAATGGGTGATCCAAATTATCTAGTAAGTGAAGATGGTTATGGCACTAAATCATTTGTACTCGATTGCGCTGCTTGGGATAGAGTATCTATTTCTGCACAAAAATATGATTATGGTGAAGGGGAGTTGCATGTTAAATTATTAAGAAATGGCGAAGTTGTAGCTGAAAATTCAACTACAAATGTTACTGGTGCTGTTGTAGTTAATTATAATTAG
- a CDS encoding ATP-binding cassette domain-containing protein, with protein sequence MIKVENVSKDYELADGTKITALKNVSFEVKEGEILGIMGKSGSGKTTLLRALRGVEHIDNGIIEVGKAKVTSESSQFYYNNLKKETAIHLQRSFGIWPDTVRENVLRKLYARRYFDEGDTNFEIAESEFGKEADELLELVSLTDKQDHYASVLSGGEKQRLIMARQLAKQPKALLLDEPATMACPKTKQEILDAVKKINKELNITVVVVSHLPDVQKYLADRVILLENGEIAEEGSANEICDKFMDEMDDIVDIDNIATDEDVIQVNDIYKRFFLLTGGEVLQIEDVNFTVQKENILSIIGPSGAGKTVLLRMLGGLEDPDEGEVLYNVDDEWSDIDIPGMGRMKIRSKLGFMHQEFALNHYSTVLNQLATRLGYKNQNIVKEAQQRARKIGLSEELLDSFYLLTDLPEIEARDRLKKVGLDSDILDDLFPRFPETATKEAVADIFESLDLDMSILHRKSYELSGGQKVRVMLALILVSRPKFLLLDEPFGDLDPVTLRDVTNALKKISKDYGITIVMISHNTDFIKELSNRAVFMDDGKIIDDSEDIDKIVDNFIDFCHADYLKGE encoded by the coding sequence ATGATAAAAGTTGAAAATGTAAGTAAGGATTATGAATTAGCCGATGGAACTAAAATCACCGCACTTAAAAATGTTAGTTTTGAAGTTAAAGAAGGTGAAATTTTAGGTATCATGGGTAAAAGTGGTTCAGGCAAGACTACTTTATTAAGAGCACTTAGGGGTGTTGAACATATAGACAATGGAATTATTGAAGTAGGTAAAGCAAAAGTTACTTCTGAATCATCTCAATTTTATTATAATAATCTTAAAAAAGAAACTGCAATACATCTTCAGAGATCTTTTGGTATATGGCCGGACACTGTTCGTGAAAATGTTTTAAGAAAATTATATGCAAGAAGATATTTTGACGAAGGGGATACTAATTTTGAAATTGCAGAAAGCGAATTCGGAAAAGAAGCTGATGAACTTTTAGAACTTGTTTCCTTAACCGATAAGCAAGACCATTATGCATCTGTATTAAGTGGCGGTGAAAAACAAAGACTTATTATGGCAAGACAACTTGCCAAACAACCTAAAGCTTTACTTCTTGATGAACCTGCAACTATGGCATGCCCTAAAACAAAACAGGAAATATTGGATGCGGTTAAAAAAATCAACAAAGAATTAAATATAACTGTTGTTGTCGTATCTCATTTACCGGATGTTCAAAAATATTTAGCCGATAGGGTTATTTTACTTGAAAATGGCGAAATTGCAGAGGAAGGTTCTGCAAATGAAATTTGTGATAAATTCATGGATGAAATGGATGATATTGTTGATATAGACAATATTGCAACTGATGAGGATGTTATTCAAGTAAATGATATATATAAAAGATTTTTCTTGTTAACCGGTGGGGAAGTTTTACAAATTGAAGATGTGAATTTTACTGTTCAAAAAGAAAACATTCTAAGTATTATTGGTCCAAGCGGTGCTGGTAAAACCGTTCTTTTAAGAATGCTTGGGGGATTGGAGGATCCTGATGAGGGAGAAGTCTTATATAATGTTGATGATGAATGGAGTGACATTGATATTCCCGGCATGGGCCGTATGAAAATTAGATCTAAATTAGGTTTTATGCACCAAGAATTTGCATTAAATCATTATTCAACAGTTTTAAATCAGTTAGCTACTAGATTAGGTTATAAAAATCAGAATATTGTTAAGGAAGCTCAACAGAGAGCTAGGAAAATTGGCCTTAGTGAAGAATTATTAGATTCGTTTTATTTACTCACTGATCTGCCTGAAATAGAAGCAAGAGACAGATTGAAAAAAGTTGGTCTTGATTCAGATATTTTAGATGATTTATTCCCAAGATTTCCTGAAACTGCAACAAAAGAAGCTGTTGCAGACATATTTGAAAGTCTTGATTTGGATATGAGTATTTTACACAGAAAATCTTATGAATTATCCGGCGGTCAGAAAGTTCGTGTAATGCTTGCATTAATTTTAGTTTCCAGACCTAAATTCCTACTTTTAGATGAACCGTTTGGAGATTTGGATCCGGTTACCTTAAGAGATGTTACAAATGCTCTTAAAAAAATATCAAAAGATTATGGAATTACAATTGTAATGATTTCTCACAATACTGACTTTATTAAAGAATTAAGTAATAGAGCTGTATTTATGGATGACGGAAAAATTATTGATGATAGTGAGGATATTGATAAAATTGTTGATAATTTCATTGATTTCTGTCATGCAGACTATTTAAAAGGTGAATAA